A single Henriciella sp. AS95 DNA region contains:
- a CDS encoding 4'-phosphopantetheinyl transferase superfamily protein has protein sequence MTISPAWLISDRREMAASLTPQDNQEFVRAERLKSPDAVQDFLHARATARRLVAAETGLMPAAVRLRSHDDSVPTIIDRPDAAISWSKSGPLAFSAFMERGWLGCDIERVRPIEHLAMLDMIATDTEAALIRGLTGASQEGTPAAFFRLWSAKEAVLKWQGSGLRGGAKSVEVPVPIIMGNDTVSDLVRNGVSLTLMQVETPGDRVAMLAFSEQRPA, from the coding sequence ATGACGATTTCTCCTGCCTGGCTGATATCTGACCGCCGCGAGATGGCGGCCAGCCTGACGCCTCAGGATAACCAGGAATTTGTGCGTGCAGAGAGACTGAAATCTCCGGACGCTGTTCAGGACTTTCTGCACGCCCGCGCCACTGCGCGCCGACTCGTGGCGGCTGAGACTGGGCTGATGCCTGCCGCCGTCAGATTGCGCTCACATGATGACAGCGTACCAACAATCATTGACCGGCCGGATGCCGCGATCTCTTGGTCCAAATCCGGCCCGCTTGCTTTTTCCGCTTTTATGGAAAGGGGATGGCTTGGGTGCGACATCGAACGGGTCCGCCCAATTGAGCACCTTGCCATGCTGGATATGATCGCAACCGATACAGAGGCGGCGCTGATACGCGGGCTGACGGGCGCTTCCCAGGAGGGCACGCCAGCCGCGTTTTTTCGCTTGTGGAGTGCCAAGGAAGCCGTCCTGAAATGGCAGGGCAGTGGACTTCGCGGGGGTGCGAAATCGGTCGAAGTGCCCGTGCCCATAATCATGGGGAACGACACGGTCTCGGACCTCGTCCGCAACGGCGTATCTCTCACGCTGATGCAGGTTGAAACGCCTGGTGACCGCGTCGCGATGCTGGCTTTCAGCGAGCAAAGACCGGCTTGA
- a CDS encoding beta-ketoacyl synthase N-terminal-like domain-containing protein, protein MGSKRFAPIAIVGRGCVLPGALTPDALWKAILANKDLLSDAPPGKWGVTPKEHDALGYRGGFVTGFEEIFDPSAHDLGDVDAASLDPVFQWMLHAGLEAWIEAGAPSVKGKKLGVLAGNLGYPSRALSDFSADIWLDGKSSISTENRFNTGGPARMLARSLGARGAAFALDAACASSLYAVKLACDRLQDGSLDVAVAAAVNGADNLILHQGFSALNALSPTSRSRPFVNGADGLVPAEGAAAVVLKRLSDCSAGDTVYGVIRGIGLSNDGRRKSLLAPDEGGQAEAMAAAWKMSGLDPSKDIGLVEAHATGTPTGDKVEVHATSSFFEGTEDLPVGSLKGNLGHLITAAGLASLIKLTYALNEGIIPPTRVDGTVMPAFAGSNLVPATRQEWPSTRPRIAALSNFGFGGNNAHLIVAADDGSRPKAKSPKTRKPEISICGLGLSMGPDRGLVRVMQRLSRPPKTERRIMNEIAAKPRALRTPPSELASAQGQQLALWDAVDEALERSPLAEGDKVGVFTGFSCSPEATRWMLRARIAERLGLNPDSQEAADTRNKIAPPLKAGDVLGAMPNVSANRINVRGDWRAMGFAVMEEEASGLRALELAVRALNAHDIDAAIVAAADLSANPVHTAASGHAGGDGAAALILKRSEDAPDGLRLKAVKVDGSPAADTLIERLYGHSHAAGGLARLAVEAALSRRGYKLDATGISPQLKGRKRKLNLPGGHVSFKGVPVASPDLLRAAPVLETYSAPTPEALAAAISSGQQSEKTAHVRLALLADNTDALSAMRKRAVTELNAGRSPQEDGVWFATGDPAGELAFVYTGAAAAYAGMGQGLFAAFPELGPMLKRKFPAAQDVADLLSSDLAPAFDQLRTTTLMSQAQTILLRDLLGLKPSVAMGLSSGETNSLIAFGAWADADGLMSTIGDSGMYTDDLAGKFRTAQSAWNDNAAVSWETWRVRAAEDVIRTVLEGEPKCDLTILYSPTDAVIAGDASACQRALKAIGGSAIRVPHDLVVHTPMMGSYEATWHRLHHRKTTCPKHVRFYANAINGPYKPDADTVADMLTGQAVSDVNFPKTLQRAYADGVRTFIEIGPRDTLTGAIRETLGDAATAMPADRFGQAALNDIAALAAAVFASGHAIDVDWLKHRLTEARQNALTPRLPQDGEVTFPAHAPNPEVPQSSTLRTLPTAPRPSVPFTPEPPKPATGRKLRPAPGTHWSAPAGNTAVLERPRAPTKAQPAPKVPLKTKTVNAGVKPLARLAPTGPRFTRAELEHAAAGNISEVFGKPFAPQDKYRRQVRMPRPPLLLCDRITGIDAEALVQGKGTIWTETDVTEGHWAVSNGVMRPGPLIEAGQADLALISWMGADMLNCSDRVYRLLGCELTFHEGGLPRIGETLRFQISIKGHAELSGVRMFFFEYDCYADDRLLLSVRNGQAGFFTDAELADSKGVLWDAETDNAPTDTPRLASTTPSKKRAFTHEDLAAFRAGDTYRCFGEGFERAAPHSRPAHLPDRRLALFDDVETFEPEGGPWGRGYLKARHRVSTDAWFYDGHFHEDPCMPGTLMAEAAVQTLEFAAAALGLTIERDSHVFEPAPGEAAVFYCRGQVTPEADHDITYEVFVDEIVDGEEPLLFASLLARSDGRKVFYCPRFGVRLRRSWPSAKGPVQIPHYVNDECDVRGDETALMECGSGAPSSAFGSMYKPFDTAGAVPRLPQPPYHMVSRVLSVTGPAGEQKAGLTAIAEYDIPADAWYFEDGGTGTMPFSVLTEVILQPCGWLASYSGFALSGETRFRNLDGSGVTSRQIRPDDGLIRTRTTLTRCSRVGPMTIVFFQLDATLADGSPVVSLETSFGFFTKAALASQAGLKATEEQAAFFNAPADPPTEAETLLPASKARLALFDVIDRYEPKGGAAGLGRIRARQTVDPYAWYFRAHFFSDPVQPGSLGLEMLVQLLARAADLNGHAARFDQPVWEPIAPGENLSWTYRGQVNPTAKQVTPIVEIEGVDVRDDETVVTGTGSIWVDGMRIYEMRGVSISIAPAPAGIKNKTQTRFKMEEPSWLASHCPTYTIPALPLLAQAGMALRQASEAKDATFPIELKAFSPRRWATVGVDGLTVETIADSSGRTSLRGRNGPSGDAPWYDISSGEVAAVLRPPKPKLHPENYGRKRANPYRSADLFHGPNLQPVTSLRRNAKGFEALIDLSRAAVPGDAFDPVILDALVHGPPHETPEEWFDGTDGHAIYPVRIDRLVICRDIPEEGVLTVRGVPGPRNAATGDLPVTIEAFLGDELWARLDLIEKAYPKGPLAALSALDRRDFLTGASDRYPAPLTRFDGARTLLSPADVIACDWLPGTVDAVWGCNGRTGSDLVKAVAIKEHFARKWGIHPRKIHLDEPFVIGPEGRHRYSLAFDPVARAWAVSDDKYE, encoded by the coding sequence ATGGGTAGCAAGCGCTTTGCTCCAATCGCCATTGTCGGGCGAGGCTGTGTTCTTCCGGGTGCACTAACACCGGATGCGCTGTGGAAAGCGATCCTCGCAAATAAGGATCTCCTCAGCGATGCCCCGCCTGGCAAATGGGGCGTGACGCCGAAAGAGCACGACGCACTCGGCTATCGCGGCGGCTTCGTCACCGGCTTTGAAGAGATATTCGACCCGTCCGCCCATGATCTCGGCGATGTGGATGCCGCCAGTCTCGACCCTGTCTTTCAGTGGATGCTGCATGCCGGTCTTGAGGCGTGGATAGAGGCCGGCGCGCCCTCCGTAAAAGGCAAAAAACTTGGCGTCCTCGCCGGAAATCTCGGCTACCCAAGCCGGGCCCTGTCTGACTTTTCTGCAGACATCTGGCTGGACGGAAAATCGTCCATTTCAACGGAAAACCGTTTCAATACAGGTGGTCCCGCCCGCATGTTGGCGCGCTCCCTGGGGGCGAGAGGCGCAGCCTTCGCCCTGGACGCGGCCTGCGCCTCGTCGCTTTATGCCGTGAAGCTCGCCTGTGACCGGCTCCAGGACGGCTCGCTGGATGTAGCGGTCGCGGCGGCGGTCAATGGCGCTGACAATCTGATCCTGCACCAGGGCTTCAGCGCTCTCAATGCCCTCAGCCCGACAAGTCGGTCCCGGCCCTTCGTCAATGGTGCGGACGGGTTGGTCCCAGCCGAAGGGGCGGCGGCCGTGGTGCTGAAGCGACTGTCGGATTGCTCGGCCGGAGACACTGTATACGGCGTCATCAGAGGCATCGGACTCTCCAATGACGGGCGTCGAAAATCGCTCCTTGCGCCCGATGAAGGTGGTCAGGCAGAGGCCATGGCGGCCGCCTGGAAAATGTCCGGGCTCGATCCATCGAAAGACATCGGTCTCGTCGAAGCACACGCGACGGGGACGCCGACCGGCGACAAGGTCGAAGTCCACGCGACCTCGTCTTTCTTCGAAGGCACTGAAGACCTGCCCGTCGGCTCTCTGAAAGGCAATCTCGGTCACCTGATCACCGCTGCCGGCCTCGCCAGCCTGATCAAGCTGACCTATGCACTCAACGAAGGCATCATCCCCCCGACACGTGTCGATGGCACGGTCATGCCCGCCTTCGCCGGCTCGAACCTCGTGCCAGCAACCAGGCAGGAATGGCCTTCGACCCGCCCTCGTATCGCAGCCCTCAGCAATTTTGGATTCGGTGGCAACAACGCTCACCTCATCGTGGCGGCTGATGACGGATCGCGGCCGAAGGCCAAGTCGCCTAAGACGCGCAAACCAGAAATATCGATTTGCGGACTCGGCCTCAGCATGGGCCCCGATCGCGGCCTCGTGCGGGTCATGCAACGGCTCAGCCGACCGCCGAAGACCGAGCGGCGCATCATGAACGAGATCGCCGCAAAGCCCCGCGCCCTGCGCACGCCACCTTCAGAACTTGCATCCGCGCAAGGCCAGCAATTGGCGCTATGGGATGCTGTCGATGAAGCCCTGGAGCGCTCACCGCTCGCTGAGGGTGACAAGGTCGGTGTTTTCACCGGATTTTCCTGTTCCCCGGAAGCGACACGCTGGATGCTCCGCGCCAGGATCGCTGAACGGCTGGGCTTGAACCCAGACAGCCAGGAGGCCGCCGACACACGGAACAAGATCGCGCCCCCTTTGAAAGCCGGAGACGTTCTCGGCGCCATGCCGAATGTGTCAGCCAACAGGATCAATGTGCGCGGCGACTGGCGCGCCATGGGCTTCGCCGTGATGGAAGAAGAGGCCTCAGGCCTGCGCGCGCTGGAACTGGCTGTGCGCGCCCTGAATGCGCACGATATCGATGCAGCAATCGTCGCCGCAGCCGACCTGTCAGCAAACCCCGTCCATACAGCGGCCAGTGGTCATGCCGGGGGCGATGGCGCTGCAGCGCTCATCCTGAAGCGCAGCGAGGATGCACCGGACGGCCTTCGTCTGAAGGCGGTGAAAGTCGATGGGTCACCCGCTGCCGACACGTTGATCGAGCGCCTTTATGGTCATTCGCACGCGGCTGGCGGACTGGCGAGACTCGCTGTTGAAGCAGCGCTTTCGAGACGCGGATACAAGCTGGATGCGACCGGTATTTCTCCACAGCTGAAGGGCCGAAAGCGCAAGCTCAATTTGCCAGGTGGCCACGTCTCATTCAAAGGCGTCCCGGTCGCCTCGCCCGATTTGTTACGCGCAGCACCTGTGCTCGAAACCTATTCAGCCCCGACGCCCGAAGCGCTTGCGGCTGCCATCAGCTCGGGCCAGCAGAGCGAAAAAACCGCCCATGTGCGCCTCGCCCTGCTGGCCGACAATACCGACGCTTTGAGCGCGATGCGCAAGCGCGCTGTGACTGAGTTGAACGCCGGGCGATCGCCGCAGGAAGACGGCGTCTGGTTCGCAACGGGCGACCCGGCTGGTGAATTGGCGTTCGTATACACAGGCGCCGCGGCTGCATACGCCGGCATGGGCCAAGGCCTGTTCGCAGCCTTCCCTGAGCTTGGCCCCATGCTGAAACGCAAATTTCCCGCAGCGCAGGACGTCGCGGACCTGTTGTCGAGCGATCTGGCACCCGCCTTCGATCAGCTGCGCACCACAACCCTGATGTCTCAAGCGCAGACCATCCTTCTGCGAGACCTCCTCGGCCTGAAGCCCTCGGTCGCAATGGGTCTCTCATCGGGAGAAACCAATTCGCTGATCGCCTTCGGCGCCTGGGCAGATGCTGACGGCCTGATGAGCACGATCGGCGACAGCGGGATGTATACTGACGATCTCGCCGGAAAATTCCGCACCGCTCAATCTGCATGGAACGACAACGCAGCGGTCAGTTGGGAAACCTGGCGGGTTCGCGCAGCAGAAGACGTCATCCGGACAGTGCTGGAGGGCGAGCCCAAATGCGACCTGACCATCCTGTACAGCCCGACCGACGCCGTCATTGCCGGAGACGCCTCCGCCTGCCAGCGCGCCCTGAAAGCGATTGGCGGTTCAGCGATCCGTGTACCGCATGACCTTGTCGTTCATACACCGATGATGGGGTCATATGAGGCGACCTGGCACCGGCTCCACCATCGCAAGACAACATGCCCGAAACACGTTCGCTTCTACGCAAACGCCATCAACGGCCCCTACAAACCGGACGCTGATACGGTCGCCGACATGCTGACCGGTCAAGCCGTATCGGACGTCAATTTTCCGAAGACCCTGCAGCGGGCTTATGCTGACGGCGTACGGACCTTCATCGAAATCGGGCCGCGCGACACGTTGACCGGCGCGATCCGCGAAACCCTTGGCGATGCGGCAACCGCGATGCCAGCCGACCGGTTTGGACAGGCTGCGCTCAATGATATTGCGGCCCTCGCGGCGGCTGTATTCGCTAGCGGCCACGCCATCGATGTAGACTGGCTGAAGCATCGCCTGACGGAAGCACGCCAGAACGCTCTCACGCCGCGCCTGCCTCAGGACGGCGAGGTCACCTTCCCAGCGCACGCCCCTAATCCAGAGGTTCCGCAGTCTTCAACTTTGCGCACCCTACCCACAGCACCGCGACCCTCAGTGCCCTTCACGCCTGAGCCACCCAAGCCAGCCACGGGTCGAAAGCTGCGCCCCGCCCCGGGCACGCATTGGTCCGCTCCAGCCGGAAACACCGCCGTTCTCGAGCGTCCGCGAGCGCCCACCAAGGCTCAACCGGCCCCGAAGGTTCCCCTCAAGACGAAGACGGTCAATGCAGGCGTCAAACCTCTTGCCCGGTTGGCGCCGACCGGCCCCCGCTTTACGCGCGCTGAGCTGGAGCATGCCGCGGCCGGCAATATTTCTGAGGTCTTTGGCAAGCCGTTCGCGCCGCAGGACAAATATCGCCGGCAGGTACGCATGCCGCGCCCTCCGCTTCTCCTGTGTGACCGTATCACTGGCATCGATGCCGAAGCGCTGGTTCAAGGCAAAGGCACCATCTGGACCGAAACCGATGTGACTGAGGGCCATTGGGCCGTCAGCAATGGCGTCATGCGCCCGGGCCCCTTGATTGAAGCCGGACAGGCCGACCTTGCCCTCATCTCTTGGATGGGCGCGGACATGCTGAATTGCTCCGACCGGGTCTACCGCCTCCTGGGGTGCGAGCTGACCTTCCATGAGGGCGGCCTCCCGCGGATTGGTGAAACGCTTCGCTTCCAGATTTCGATCAAGGGCCACGCGGAATTGTCTGGCGTGCGCATGTTCTTTTTTGAGTATGATTGCTACGCAGATGACCGCTTGCTTCTATCGGTCCGGAATGGCCAGGCTGGCTTCTTCACGGATGCAGAACTCGCCGATTCAAAAGGCGTTTTGTGGGACGCAGAAACCGATAACGCACCGACCGACACCCCGCGTCTGGCATCGACAACGCCATCGAAGAAGCGCGCCTTCACCCATGAAGATCTGGCAGCCTTCCGCGCTGGAGATACCTATCGCTGCTTCGGCGAAGGGTTCGAACGCGCGGCGCCCCATAGCCGTCCGGCGCACCTTCCCGACCGACGACTTGCCCTGTTTGATGATGTCGAAACCTTTGAACCGGAAGGCGGTCCGTGGGGCCGAGGATACCTGAAAGCACGCCATCGCGTTTCAACAGACGCGTGGTTCTATGACGGCCATTTTCATGAAGATCCTTGCATGCCCGGCACGCTCATGGCCGAAGCTGCTGTACAGACGCTGGAGTTTGCCGCCGCCGCTCTCGGCCTGACGATTGAGCGCGATAGCCACGTTTTCGAACCTGCGCCTGGCGAAGCGGCCGTCTTTTATTGCCGCGGTCAGGTCACCCCCGAGGCAGATCACGACATTACGTATGAAGTGTTCGTGGATGAGATCGTCGATGGCGAAGAGCCGCTGCTGTTCGCGAGCCTGCTCGCTCGTTCGGATGGACGAAAAGTATTTTACTGCCCCCGCTTTGGCGTGCGGCTTCGCAGAAGCTGGCCGTCTGCAAAGGGGCCCGTCCAAATTCCCCATTATGTGAATGACGAATGCGATGTGCGCGGCGATGAAACGGCGCTCATGGAGTGCGGATCCGGCGCGCCAAGTTCGGCATTCGGGTCGATGTACAAGCCTTTTGACACTGCTGGGGCCGTGCCGCGCTTGCCGCAGCCGCCCTACCACATGGTCAGCCGTGTTCTGTCCGTGACCGGGCCCGCCGGCGAGCAAAAAGCAGGCCTCACAGCTATTGCCGAATACGACATTCCCGCCGACGCCTGGTATTTCGAGGATGGTGGCACCGGCACCATGCCGTTCAGTGTGCTGACCGAAGTCATTCTTCAGCCCTGTGGCTGGCTAGCGTCTTATTCTGGCTTCGCCTTGTCCGGCGAAACCCGTTTCCGGAATCTTGATGGATCCGGCGTCACATCAAGGCAGATTCGCCCGGATGATGGTCTCATCCGGACACGGACCACACTGACCAGATGCTCGCGCGTCGGGCCGATGACGATTGTTTTCTTCCAGCTGGACGCCACGCTGGCAGATGGGTCGCCGGTCGTCTCTCTGGAAACCAGTTTCGGCTTCTTCACCAAGGCGGCCCTGGCATCACAGGCTGGCCTGAAGGCGACGGAGGAACAGGCGGCGTTTTTCAACGCACCGGCAGACCCGCCAACCGAAGCGGAGACATTGCTGCCGGCATCGAAGGCCAGACTGGCCCTGTTCGATGTAATCGACCGCTACGAGCCAAAAGGCGGCGCAGCTGGCCTTGGACGTATTCGCGCCCGTCAGACCGTTGATCCCTATGCGTGGTATTTCAGGGCGCACTTCTTTTCTGATCCCGTGCAACCCGGCTCGCTCGGCCTTGAAATGCTGGTGCAACTGCTCGCCAGAGCCGCTGACCTCAATGGCCATGCCGCGCGCTTTGACCAGCCCGTCTGGGAACCAATTGCTCCGGGTGAGAACCTCTCGTGGACCTATCGCGGACAGGTCAATCCGACCGCAAAACAGGTCACACCGATTGTAGAAATCGAAGGCGTGGATGTCCGCGACGATGAGACTGTCGTTACAGGTACGGGCTCGATCTGGGTTGATGGGATGCGCATATACGAGATGCGAGGCGTCAGCATCTCGATTGCTCCGGCCCCCGCCGGCATCAAAAACAAAACCCAAACCCGGTTCAAGATGGAAGAGCCTTCCTGGCTCGCTTCGCATTGCCCGACCTACACCATCCCGGCCCTGCCGCTCCTGGCGCAGGCCGGAATGGCCTTGAGACAGGCCAGCGAGGCAAAGGACGCGACCTTCCCCATCGAACTGAAAGCGTTCTCACCTCGCCGCTGGGCAACCGTTGGTGTCGACGGACTGACCGTTGAAACCATTGCTGATTCTAGCGGACGCACGAGCCTCAGGGGGCGCAATGGACCGTCCGGCGATGCGCCCTGGTATGATATCTCGTCTGGCGAGGTCGCGGCTGTACTGCGGCCACCGAAACCCAAACTGCACCCAGAGAATTACGGACGAAAGCGTGCAAACCCCTATCGCTCGGCTGACCTGTTCCACGGCCCCAATCTGCAGCCAGTGACGAGCCTTCGTCGCAACGCGAAAGGTTTTGAAGCACTCATCGACCTATCACGCGCTGCGGTGCCGGGCGACGCCTTCGACCCTGTCATTCTCGATGCTCTCGTGCATGGTCCGCCACATGAAACGCCGGAAGAGTGGTTCGATGGTACCGACGGCCACGCGATTTATCCGGTGCGAATCGACAGACTGGTGATCTGCAGAGACATCCCCGAGGAGGGCGTTCTGACCGTGCGCGGCGTCCCCGGCCCTCGCAACGCAGCAACAGGCGACTTGCCTGTCACCATTGAGGCGTTTCTCGGCGATGAGCTCTGGGCCCGGCTCGACCTGATTGAGAAGGCCTACCCCAAAGGCCCACTCGCGGCTCTGTCCGCTCTCGACAGACGAGATTTCCTGACGGGCGCAAGCGACAGGTATCCCGCCCCCCTTACCCGGTTTGATGGCGCGCGCACCCTGCTCTCGCCCGCCGACGTGATTGCCTGTGACTGGCTGCCCGGAACGGTTGATGCCGTCTGGGGGTGCAACGGCCGCACCGGCAGCGATCTTGTGAAAGCTGTCGCGATCAAGGAGCACTTCGCCCGAAAATGGGGGATCCATCCGCGCAAAATTCATCTCGATGAGCCATTCGTAATTGGACCTGAAGGCCGCCATCGTTACAGCTTGGCGTTCGACCCCGTTGCCCGTGCCTGGGCCGTTTCGGATGACAAGTATGAGTGA
- a CDS encoding autotransporter assembly complex family protein, giving the protein MAGQSLCQHGSDGMNGRLTTLCVIAAIAASTAAAEQVRLEFTGDEINPEFADTVRDALPDEKQPKTVLEARRQGRRAVDAITAKLNSEGYYDPRIDLGIDNSEPPAARLRVDPGPEFTLASVEVDFNGNPPRSDDEAKVRNELPVKTGRRAIPSEVIDAERWITATLREQGYPYAEVIERQVFGDREAETLDVRYRVSAGPRVRFGETIIPQDKIETKATYLRRLIPYDEGDQFTPGKLSLLNTRLAETRLFDVARASLADTPSGTADDGAEIRNVEVTLTERPRNTVALGASYSTAEGAGVNAELTRRNLTRRGDLLVGELTIAELEQSLNIDWRRPNEFGYGRGLVINTGISNEVTDAYERQSFTLGAGYEVVEGPQFSYSYGVKGEIAKETDEFGERDLQILSVYGATRLDHTDSLLDPRSGWRANARVEPSYAFGDDSNPFVRSFGQVSGYIPFDSKQRFVLAGRLKIGAVLGANAAELPADTRFYSGGGGSVRGYAYQGIGPKSDDGTPLGGKSVVETSVETRYRWRPNIGIVAFLDAGAVSQDEFSNFEDAKYGAGLGVRYTTPAGPIRLDVAAPLNPSDFDDPVQIYISIGQAF; this is encoded by the coding sequence ATGGCCGGACAATCACTGTGCCAGCACGGTTCGGACGGGATGAACGGAAGACTGACCACCCTTTGCGTTATTGCAGCGATTGCGGCTTCGACAGCCGCAGCCGAGCAGGTGCGACTTGAATTTACCGGCGATGAAATCAATCCGGAATTTGCCGACACAGTTCGAGATGCTCTGCCAGATGAAAAGCAGCCGAAAACGGTGCTCGAAGCCCGTCGTCAGGGCCGCCGGGCGGTCGATGCCATTACCGCCAAGCTGAATAGCGAAGGCTATTATGATCCGAGGATTGATCTCGGCATCGACAATTCCGAACCGCCAGCCGCAAGGCTTCGGGTGGACCCGGGCCCGGAATTCACCCTTGCGTCTGTTGAAGTCGATTTCAACGGAAACCCACCGCGCAGCGATGATGAAGCGAAGGTGCGCAATGAGCTTCCAGTGAAAACCGGCCGCCGGGCGATCCCTTCGGAAGTGATCGACGCCGAGCGCTGGATTACGGCGACCTTGCGCGAGCAAGGGTATCCCTACGCCGAAGTCATTGAACGCCAGGTCTTCGGCGATCGCGAGGCCGAGACGCTGGATGTGAGATACCGCGTGTCAGCCGGACCGCGTGTCCGTTTCGGCGAAACCATTATTCCGCAGGACAAGATTGAGACGAAAGCGACATATCTTCGCCGCCTCATCCCCTATGATGAAGGCGATCAGTTCACGCCCGGCAAGCTTTCGCTGCTGAACACCCGTCTTGCCGAGACCCGTCTGTTTGACGTCGCCCGCGCAAGCCTCGCTGATACGCCAAGCGGTACTGCCGATGACGGGGCAGAAATTCGTAATGTCGAAGTGACGCTGACCGAACGGCCCCGTAATACAGTTGCGCTCGGTGCCAGCTACTCAACGGCTGAAGGCGCTGGCGTCAACGCCGAGCTGACGCGCCGCAACCTGACTCGCCGCGGCGATCTGCTGGTCGGCGAATTGACAATTGCAGAGCTCGAACAGTCACTGAACATCGACTGGCGCCGCCCCAACGAGTTTGGTTACGGGCGCGGCCTGGTGATCAATACCGGTATCTCCAACGAAGTCACCGACGCCTATGAGCGCCAGTCCTTCACGCTGGGCGCCGGGTATGAAGTCGTCGAAGGGCCGCAATTCAGCTACTCATACGGTGTGAAGGGCGAAATCGCCAAGGAAACCGATGAGTTTGGCGAACGCGACCTGCAAATTCTTTCCGTGTACGGCGCGACCCGTCTCGACCACACCGACAGCCTGCTCGACCCAAGATCGGGATGGCGGGCCAATGCGCGCGTCGAGCCGAGCTACGCCTTCGGGGATGACTCAAACCCGTTCGTACGATCATTCGGACAGGTCAGTGGCTACATCCCCTTCGACAGCAAACAGCGTTTCGTCCTGGCGGGCAGGCTGAAAATTGGTGCCGTCCTCGGCGCTAATGCTGCGGAACTGCCAGCAGACACCCGTTTCTATTCCGGTGGCGGCGGCAGTGTGCGCGGCTACGCCTATCAAGGCATCGGCCCGAAATCTGATGACGGCACCCCGCTCGGCGGCAAGTCCGTCGTCGAAACCTCGGTCGAAACTCGATATCGCTGGCGGCCGAATATCGGGATTGTTGCCTTCCTGGATGCCGGCGCGGTTTCCCAGGATGAGTTCTCCAATTTTGAAGATGCAAAATACGGCGCTGGCCTTGGCGTGCGCTATACAACGCCGGCCGGACCCATCCGCCTTGACGTTGCCGCACCCCTGAATCCGAGCGACTTCGATGATCCGGTCCAGATTTACATTTCCATCGGGCAGGCCTTCTGA
- a CDS encoding NepR family anti-sigma factor, with product MSKDKSPRSGRSEKTGRKPSSWLKEKPVGEALRSTFRDVLNEPVPDKLQDLINKLREEERKKNK from the coding sequence TTGAGCAAAGACAAGTCTCCTCGTTCCGGACGCAGTGAGAAGACGGGCCGTAAGCCCTCTTCCTGGTTAAAGGAAAAGCCGGTCGGTGAAGCGCTTCGCAGCACTTTCCGCGATGTCCTTAATGAGCCAGTTCCCGACAAACTGCAGGACCTCATAAATAAGCTGCGCGAAGAAGAGCGCAAAAAAAACAAATAG
- a CDS encoding sigma-70 family RNA polymerase sigma factor: MSDVKSGELSFVDRLEALISELRAFARGLCRDAVLADDLVQDACLRAWSAADSFDPSQPMRPWIFRILRNEYYMQLRTRWRNVNMEPDFAENALVQESSQEVRQDFVRMERIIYSLPAAQRDALLLVLAAGMTYDEAGEICGCSAGTIKSRVSRAREAVVARFESRETTLRCIEGSSEQDMAELLSRIDGLTMPDRAVA, from the coding sequence GTGTCGGACGTAAAATCGGGCGAGCTGTCTTTTGTTGACCGTCTTGAGGCTTTGATTTCCGAATTGCGTGCATTTGCGCGTGGCTTGTGCCGCGATGCCGTCCTGGCGGATGATCTTGTTCAGGATGCCTGCTTGCGCGCATGGTCGGCCGCCGACAGTTTTGATCCCTCGCAGCCCATGCGCCCGTGGATTTTTCGTATCCTGCGCAATGAATACTACATGCAGCTGAGAACCCGCTGGCGGAACGTAAACATGGAGCCGGATTTCGCTGAAAATGCGCTGGTCCAGGAGAGCTCGCAGGAGGTCAGGCAGGATTTCGTCCGTATGGAACGGATCATTTATTCGCTTCCCGCAGCTCAGCGCGATGCCCTTCTGCTCGTCCTGGCTGCAGGCATGACCTATGACGAAGCCGGCGAAATCTGCGGATGTTCTGCCGGCACGATCAAGAGCAGGGTCAGCCGCGCCCGTGAGGCTGTGGTCGCGCGTTTTGAATCCCGCGAGACGACCCTTCGTTGCATCGAAGGTAGCAGCGAACAGGATATGGCGGAGCTTTTGAGCCGGATTGATGGGCTGACCATGCCCGACAGGGCGGTTGCCTGA